In Rheinheimera sp. MM224, one DNA window encodes the following:
- a CDS encoding DUF5666 domain-containing protein yields the protein MKHMKNLMIAVSALSLAACGSSGDSTAAPDQGNGTNPIVTPVTTKTTMGTVGSVSSTAFTVQDQSFNLSSSTVSYAKQNLASSVLTSGSKVRVTSDSSGKHKVELNPDLAGFISAVQGDTVQLNGQSLQLSKHQLVAGDFVLVSLNPLQSGEVTAVTKLSSAETPLYIELEGQISELNETTQRFSVLGQQVDYSAAMIEDGPVASGRWAEVYGQLSNGVLKASEVDFEQLPDSTETEISGVISWVNESKTSFELNQRYSFNVTTATRFEQGSANELQPGRFVEVTLNQQNNQSVLTEVEFKNQSISPVGSQRVEVTGTMTFDGSHLQLNGFSFAVNSLTELEDGLTLQTLNGQYLQIEAVQRADGSVTVKEVEKAGVSARIELTGLVQNNSVWGYQVADNSLSGFDNQWLELDCSFDGVRLSACTLDD from the coding sequence AAGGCAATGGCACTAATCCGATAGTGACGCCTGTGACGACAAAAACTACTATGGGTACTGTCGGTAGTGTCAGCAGCACCGCATTCACAGTGCAGGATCAAAGTTTTAATCTGAGTTCCAGCACTGTCAGCTATGCCAAACAAAATTTGGCCTCCTCAGTGTTAACCAGCGGATCCAAAGTTCGGGTGACAAGCGACAGTTCTGGCAAACATAAGGTGGAGTTAAATCCGGATCTGGCAGGTTTTATCAGTGCAGTTCAGGGCGATACAGTGCAATTAAATGGCCAAAGCCTCCAGTTGAGCAAGCATCAATTGGTTGCCGGAGACTTTGTGCTGGTCAGTTTAAACCCACTGCAAAGTGGCGAAGTAACAGCAGTGACCAAGCTATCTTCCGCAGAAACGCCGCTTTATATTGAGCTGGAAGGCCAAATCAGCGAGTTGAACGAGACCACTCAGCGCTTTAGTGTATTGGGACAACAAGTCGATTATTCAGCAGCAATGATTGAAGACGGTCCTGTTGCCTCAGGCCGTTGGGCTGAAGTGTATGGACAGCTCAGCAATGGGGTTTTAAAAGCCTCCGAAGTTGATTTCGAACAATTACCTGATTCCACAGAAACCGAAATTTCAGGCGTGATCAGTTGGGTCAACGAAAGTAAAACCAGCTTTGAGCTGAATCAGCGCTACAGCTTTAACGTCACCACTGCCACCCGCTTCGAACAAGGTTCAGCCAATGAATTGCAGCCAGGCCGCTTTGTCGAAGTGACATTAAATCAGCAGAATAACCAGAGTGTTCTGACCGAAGTTGAATTTAAAAACCAAAGCATCAGCCCCGTAGGCAGTCAAAGAGTGGAAGTCACTGGCACTATGACTTTTGATGGCAGTCACCTGCAACTGAACGGTTTTAGTTTTGCAGTGAATAGCCTCACTGAATTAGAGGATGGCTTGACGCTACAAACATTAAACGGACAGTACCTGCAAATCGAAGCCGTACAAAGAGCAGATGGCAGTGTCACAGTGAAAGAAGTGGAAAAAGCCGGAGTATCAGCCCGTATAGAACTAACTGGTTTAGTACAAAACAACAGTGTCTGGGGTTATCAGGTCGCAGATAACAGTCTGAGCGGCTTTGATAATCAATGGCTTGAACTGGACTGCAGTTTTGATGGTGTTCGTTTATCAGCTTGTACTCTTGATGATTAA
- a CDS encoding YgiW/YdeI family stress tolerance OB fold protein, whose translation MKTLVIFIALALASFQLHAQYKGPQAAVQQQIKAILDNPKDNQGVRLTGYLTEKLSHEKYWFSDGTDQIRVEIEPEDFPAGEFDENDLIEIHGEVEKDFLESPEIDVEYITIKKVN comes from the coding sequence ATGAAAACACTGGTTATTTTTATTGCTTTAGCACTGGCATCATTTCAATTGCATGCTCAGTACAAAGGGCCACAAGCCGCAGTCCAGCAACAGATTAAAGCTATTCTGGATAACCCAAAAGATAATCAGGGCGTACGACTGACAGGTTATCTGACCGAAAAACTCAGCCACGAAAAATACTGGTTTTCTGATGGTACCGATCAGATCCGGGTCGAAATAGAGCCTGAAGATTTCCCGGCTGGTGAGTTTGATGAAAATGATTTGATTGAAATTCACGGTGAAGTAGAAAAAGATTTTCTGGAATCACCAGAGATAGATGTGGAATACATCACTATCAAAAAGGTCAATTAA
- a CDS encoding PepSY-associated TM helix domain-containing protein, producing MTELNSAASDKAAAGAMRAVFFWHGWSALMIAPVLLVLLLTGSAYLFDREFEQWWQQDSLELTPKGTAATLAQQQDFLRQQYPDWTINRVVLPDQPAHAVRWQLTAPDAVHLIYLDPYRLQIRADIDPATQPMAIVRRLHGELLAGPVGGYIIEWFSCWTLFLLLTGAWLWWPKHWRLSGVLVPRKRSDGRVHWRDWHAVLALVSSLALAFLVVSGMPWSTFWGKQFAQLGRDFSPQWHWVTPSPNFHLPDSVKTRAADPHHEHKMQAVQVHVTGGKESWVTEHHPAPASTHHHQPQIADISKVEPYLARLALDTYGPGVRIFYPATENDVFKINYVPDKAQGQQTLYIDPASGALLDDIGWQRYSALAKVVEWGTMTHLGRQYGVWNQWLNLLFCLLVLAALIAGLTLWWRRRKPGRWLPALQNTDSLPLGLKLSLLVLVILFPLLILSLLAFMLVRFWQNRIAA from the coding sequence ATGACTGAACTGAATAGTGCAGCTTCAGACAAAGCTGCCGCTGGCGCGATGAGGGCGGTGTTTTTCTGGCATGGCTGGTCTGCCTTGATGATAGCGCCAGTGCTGCTGGTGTTGTTGTTAACAGGCAGTGCTTATCTGTTTGATCGTGAATTTGAGCAATGGTGGCAACAGGACTCGCTGGAACTGACGCCTAAAGGCACTGCTGCCACTTTGGCGCAGCAGCAGGATTTTTTACGCCAGCAGTATCCGGACTGGACCATCAACAGGGTGGTGTTACCGGATCAACCTGCTCATGCGGTGCGCTGGCAACTGACAGCGCCGGATGCTGTGCATTTAATTTATCTGGACCCTTATCGTTTGCAGATAAGAGCTGATATTGACCCAGCAACTCAGCCTATGGCGATAGTGCGGCGTTTGCATGGTGAGCTGCTTGCAGGCCCAGTGGGTGGTTATATCATTGAATGGTTTTCCTGCTGGACTTTGTTTTTGTTGCTGACCGGAGCCTGGCTCTGGTGGCCTAAACATTGGCGGCTCTCTGGAGTGTTAGTGCCAAGAAAACGCAGTGATGGCCGGGTGCACTGGCGTGACTGGCACGCTGTATTGGCTTTGGTCAGCTCTTTAGCTTTGGCTTTTCTGGTGGTCAGTGGTATGCCCTGGTCAACCTTTTGGGGCAAGCAGTTTGCACAATTAGGCCGGGATTTTAGCCCCCAGTGGCACTGGGTAACACCATCTCCTAACTTCCATTTACCTGACAGTGTCAAAACCAGAGCTGCGGACCCGCATCACGAGCATAAAATGCAAGCGGTGCAAGTGCATGTTACAGGAGGCAAGGAGTCCTGGGTAACAGAACATCATCCGGCACCTGCAAGTACTCATCATCATCAGCCTCAAATCGCTGATATCAGCAAAGTCGAACCTTATCTGGCAAGGCTGGCGTTGGACACTTATGGGCCAGGTGTGCGGATTTTTTATCCAGCGACCGAAAACGATGTATTTAAAATCAACTATGTACCTGATAAAGCTCAAGGCCAGCAGACACTTTATATAGACCCTGCCAGCGGTGCATTACTGGATGATATTGGCTGGCAACGCTATTCGGCCTTAGCCAAAGTGGTGGAGTGGGGCACCATGACGCATTTAGGCCGGCAGTATGGGGTGTGGAATCAGTGGTTGAATTTGCTGTTTTGCTTGCTGGTGCTGGCGGCTCTGATTGCAGGTTTAACTTTGTGGTGGCGACGCAGAAAACCAGGGCGCTGGTTACCAGCGTTGCAAAATACAGACAGTTTGCCTTTGGGGTTAAAGCTAAGCTTGCTGGTGCTGGTGATTCTATTTCCGCTACTTATATTGTCGCTGCTGGCTTTTATGTTGGTGAGGTTTTGGCAAAATCGGATTGCGGCTTAA
- a CDS encoding TonB-dependent receptor, with protein MQFFYFPRRTLLSLACVQAFSVLSFSAIADEQNKIDTATEASVERFSVYGQRQNDTFGSKSGILLKELPQSIQLLDVDQMRGQGLVSVGDLLREIPSANPGYSRVGPYQSFSLKIRGFAADQMRNGMRQRYFEDVDASALNSIERMEVLKGPSGVLYGQSAVGGVINLVSKAPGADNSGSAGLRLGTDNQKVANGDISKVLSDTVSLRLTAELERSDTFVDRQPMDRNNVSLMLQHKVGDLATGHFVAEYIKRETDRYVGLPVSVVLPDQDEEVLDISTQLGEPGFTSLRSFAPLYQYWLDIQLNTDWTLTPRLQYQEFNTVFGQVNLRAPVTGQPELISRTGRQGRENDDYQIAQLDLNGRFATGVLEHKVLLGYEAGRERGRFTQSNIRAGTLNPVDINNPQYQYDTAAPVLDFGFDNFYNLDSDAWYLQDQIKLTPDLHLIGAVRYTDSKAGSGAWGSAAEWVPVSSTIWQLGLTWQLNDQLTLFTGHNTGFDVESSAAARSKTGAALEPEESAQTELGIRYSGDEFSGSLALFRIERLNALTTDPVDPDYSVNSGEQRVDGVELEGSWQLNSALQLQAGYAWMDGEVTESNDGDLGNKLGDLARHRVNLSANWQYDNEWSAFVRANYSSGRPLITGSAWQLDAYRLIGTGLRYQQTAWSAQLAVNNLLDELYYTASGNGFVVYPGEPQQLSLQLMWQW; from the coding sequence ATGCAATTCTTTTATTTCCCCCGTCGAACTCTGTTAAGTCTGGCCTGTGTGCAAGCGTTCTCAGTGCTTTCCTTTTCCGCTATCGCTGATGAGCAAAACAAAATTGACACTGCAACCGAAGCCAGTGTGGAACGCTTCTCTGTGTATGGTCAGCGCCAAAATGACACTTTTGGCAGTAAGTCGGGCATTTTATTAAAAGAGCTGCCGCAAAGTATTCAACTACTGGATGTGGATCAGATGAGAGGGCAAGGGCTGGTGTCTGTTGGAGATTTATTACGCGAAATTCCCAGTGCAAATCCCGGTTATTCGCGGGTAGGGCCTTATCAGTCTTTTAGTCTGAAGATTCGCGGTTTTGCTGCTGACCAGATGCGTAACGGTATGCGCCAGCGCTATTTTGAAGATGTAGATGCGTCTGCGCTTAATAGTATAGAGCGGATGGAAGTATTAAAAGGCCCTTCCGGTGTGCTTTATGGCCAGTCCGCTGTGGGCGGGGTGATCAATCTGGTCAGTAAAGCGCCGGGCGCAGATAATAGTGGTAGTGCTGGTTTGCGCCTTGGGACTGACAATCAGAAAGTAGCCAATGGCGATATCAGCAAAGTATTGTCTGATACTGTGTCCTTACGTTTAACAGCTGAGTTGGAGCGTTCAGACACTTTTGTTGATCGCCAACCGATGGACAGAAATAATGTCAGTCTGATGCTGCAGCATAAGGTGGGCGATCTGGCTACAGGTCATTTTGTCGCTGAATATATCAAACGCGAAACCGACCGTTATGTTGGTTTACCTGTGTCCGTAGTCTTGCCTGATCAGGATGAGGAGGTGCTTGATATCAGCACTCAATTGGGTGAGCCGGGTTTTACCAGCCTGCGCTCTTTTGCACCTTTGTATCAATACTGGTTAGATATCCAACTCAATACCGACTGGACCCTGACGCCCCGCCTGCAATATCAGGAATTTAATACCGTCTTTGGTCAGGTTAACTTACGCGCTCCAGTCACAGGTCAGCCAGAATTGATCAGCCGTACCGGCCGTCAGGGCCGCGAAAATGACGACTACCAGATAGCGCAGCTGGATTTAAATGGCCGTTTTGCTACCGGAGTTTTAGAGCACAAAGTACTACTGGGTTATGAAGCAGGCCGGGAGCGGGGCCGTTTTACCCAGTCCAATATCCGGGCCGGTACTTTAAACCCTGTTGATATTAATAATCCGCAGTACCAATACGATACAGCGGCGCCCGTGCTGGATTTTGGTTTTGATAATTTCTACAACCTGGATTCAGACGCCTGGTACCTGCAGGACCAAATCAAGTTAACCCCAGATCTACACTTGATAGGTGCAGTGCGCTATACCGACAGTAAAGCAGGCAGTGGTGCCTGGGGCAGTGCCGCAGAATGGGTACCGGTCTCGTCCACTATCTGGCAATTGGGCCTGACCTGGCAGCTCAACGATCAACTGACTTTATTTACTGGCCATAACACAGGTTTTGATGTTGAAAGCAGCGCTGCTGCGCGCAGCAAAACAGGGGCTGCACTGGAGCCGGAAGAATCAGCTCAGACAGAGTTGGGTATTCGTTACAGTGGGGATGAGTTCAGTGGCAGCCTGGCACTGTTCCGGATTGAACGCTTAAATGCACTGACTACAGACCCTGTTGACCCTGATTATAGCGTCAATAGTGGTGAACAACGCGTGGATGGTGTGGAGTTAGAGGGCAGTTGGCAGTTAAATTCTGCTCTGCAATTACAAGCTGGTTATGCCTGGATGGATGGCGAAGTCACAGAAAGTAATGATGGAGACCTTGGCAATAAGCTTGGCGATTTGGCGCGTCATAGAGTGAATCTGAGTGCCAACTGGCAATACGACAATGAGTGGTCGGCCTTTGTTCGGGCAAATTACAGCAGTGGCAGGCCTTTAATCACAGGTTCAGCCTGGCAACTGGATGCGTACCGCTTGATTGGCACTGGTCTGCGGTATCAGCAAACGGCTTGGTCAGCTCAACTGGCTGTGAACAACCTGCTGGATGAGCTGTATTACACAGCTTCAGGTAACGGTTTTGTGGTTTATCCGGGTGAGCCGCAGCAACTGAGTTTGCAACTGATGTGGCAGTGGTAA